One genomic region from Scomber scombrus chromosome 19, fScoSco1.1, whole genome shotgun sequence encodes:
- the LOC134001193 gene encoding kazal-type serine protease inhibitor domain-containing protein 1-like: protein MGVWVHTSLGLPPQHRGWLRLWEEGEGCTECDQHLCPSVPENCPAGLVQYNCGCCEQCANVEGQQCDPDGAQKFYGRCGEGLVCQRRKTPKRGRRAQPEPTCVCQDQGFVCGSDGWTYPNVCQLREAASRHNTTLKLTWRGPCFSGYCTLFLQILSVQGSSPRISRGPKDLSNYTGNDIVFSCEVSAYPLPNLNWKKKGSDDYLPGDDPHISVQVRGGPQRYTVSTWLQIQGLHVSDAGVYSCVSHNSLGETSASAQLTVLRKVVKVMKGHGEEEEERFDHLEEGSGDEQLLSGDYRAFI from the exons ATGGGTGTATGGGTGCACACTTCCCTCGGGCTCCCACCCCAGCACCGTGGGTGGCTGCGGCTTTGGGAAGAGGGCGAGGGGTGCACGGAATGTGATCAGCACCTTTGTCCCTCAGTGCCTGAGAACTGCCCTGCAGGCTTGGTGCAGTACAATTGTGGGTGCTGTGAGCAGTGTGCGAACGTGGAGGGGCAGCAGTGTGACCCGGATGGTGCTCAGAAGTTTTACGGCAGATGCGGGGAAGGCCTGGTATgccaaagaagaaaaactccAAAGAGGGGACGCAGGGCTCAGCCAGAGCCTACATGTGTGTGCCAGGATCAGGGCTTTGTGTGTGGCTCAGATGGGTGGACATACCCAAATGTGTGCCAGCTGAGAGAGGCTGCCAGCCGCCACAACACTACCCTGAAGCTCACTTGGAGAGGACCCTGCTTCTCTGGTTACTGCACTCTTTTCTTACAAATCTTATCAGTGCAGGGAAGCT CTCCCCGTATCAGCCGAGGCCCCAAAGACCTGTCCAACTACACAGGGAATGACATTGTGTTTAGCTGCGAGGTCTCAGCGTACCCTCTTCCGAATCTGAactggaaaaagaaaggaagtgaTGATTATCTGCCAGGGGATGATCCTCACATCTCTGTCCAG GTTCGAGGTGGTCCCCAGCGCTACACCGTGTCTACCTGGCTTCAGATACAGGGCCTCCATGTCTCTGATGCAGGGGTCTACTCTTGCGTCTCCCACAATAGCTTGGGAGAAACATCTGCATCAGCACAGCTCACCGTGTTGAGAAAGG TGGTGAAGGTGATGAAAGGCCatggggaggaggaagaggagcgcTTTGATCATTTGGAGGAAGGCAGTGGTGACGAACAGCTGCTGTCTGGAGATTACCGGGCATTCATTTAG
- the gale gene encoding UDP-glucose 4-epimerase isoform X3: MAEKVLVTGGGGYIGSHCVLELIEAGYKPVVVDNFSNAVRGDVPESIRRIEKLLDTSIEFQELDLLDRPGLEKLFKKHNFSAVMHFAGLKAVGESVEQPLRYYRVNLTASMNLLEVMQAHRVRNLVFSSSATVYGDPQHLPIDEQHPVGGCTNPYGKTKYFIEEMIKDHCKAEKDWNSVLLRYFNPIGAHASGLIGEDPQGIPNNLLPYIAQVAIGRRNCLNVFGNDYDTLDGTGVRDYIHVVDLAKGHIAALKKLKDNCGCKVYNLGTGKGYSVLEMVKAMEKASGREISYKIAPRREGDIASCYADPRLAETELNWKAEFDLERMCEDLWRWQSKNPTGFSNGTAS, translated from the exons ATGGCAGAGAAGGTGCTGGTCACAGGTGGAGGAGGCTACATTGGGAGTCACTGTGTGTTGGAGCTGATTGAAGCGGGCTACAAGCCCGTTGTAGTAGATAACTTCAGCAATGCTGTCCGAG GGGATGTTCCAGAGAGCATCCGTAGGATAGAGAAGCTTCTGGACACCAGCATTGAGTTTCAGGAGCTAGACCTTCTGGACCGACCTGGCTTGGAAAAACTTTTCAAAAAG CATAATTTCAGTGCCGTGATGCACTTTGCTGGTCTGAAGGCTGTTGGAGAGTCGGTGGAGCAGCCGTTACGCTACTACAGGGTCAACCTCACTGCCTCCATGAATCTGCTTGAG GTCATGCAGGCTCACAGGGTGCGCAATCTGGTCTTCAGCAGCTCAGCCACAGTGTATGGAGACCCCCAACATTTGCCCATAGATGAGCAGCACCCTGTGGGTGGCTGTACCAACCCCTACGGCAAGACCAAGTACTTCATCGAGGAGATGATCAAAGACCACTGTAAAGCGGAGAAG GACTGGAATTCTGTGCTGCTGCGGTATTTCAACCCAATCGGAGCTCATGCCTCTGGCCTCATAGGAGAGGACCCTCAGGGTATTCCTAACAACCTGCTGCCATATATTGCCCAG GTTGCCATCGGGAGAAGAAATTGCCTCAATGTATTCGGGAATGATTACGACACACTGGATGGGACAG GTGTGCGAGATTATATCCACGTTGTAGATCTGGCAAAGGGACACATAGCAGCTCTGAAGAAACTGAAGGACAATTGTGGCTGCAAG GTTTACAACCTAGGAACTGGAAAAGGCTACTCTGTGCTCGAGATGGTAAAAGCCATGGAAAAAGCATCAGGGAGAGAG ATCTCATACAAGATCGCCCCCCGTAGGGAAGGAGATATTGCATCCTGCTACGCTGACCCTCGCCTGGCTGAGACAGAGTTGAACTGGAAGGCTGAATTTGACCTAGAAAGAATGT GTGAGGATCTGTGGCGCTGGCAGTCGAAGAACCCCACTGGATTTTCCAACGGCACAGCTTCCTGA
- the gale gene encoding UDP-glucose 4-epimerase isoform X2: protein MAEKVLVTGGGGYIGSHCVLELIEAGYKPVVVDNFSNAVREGDVPESIRRIEKLLDTSIEFQELDLLDRPGLEKLFKKHNFSAVMHFAGLKAVGESVEQPLRYYRVNLTASMNLLEVMQAHRVRNLVFSSSATVYGDPQHLPIDEQHPVGGCTNPYGKTKYFIEEMIKDHCKAEKDWNSVLLRYFNPIGAHASGLIGEDPQGIPNNLLPYIAQVAIGRRNCLNVFGNDYDTLDGTGVRDYIHVVDLAKGHIAALKKLKDNCGCKVYNLGTGKGYSVLEMVKAMEKASGREISYKIAPRREGDIASCYADPRLAETELNWKAEFDLERMCEDLWRWQSKNPTGFSNGTAS from the exons ATGGCAGAGAAGGTGCTGGTCACAGGTGGAGGAGGCTACATTGGGAGTCACTGTGTGTTGGAGCTGATTGAAGCGGGCTACAAGCCCGTTGTAGTAGATAACTTCAGCAATGCTGTCCGAG AAGGGGATGTTCCAGAGAGCATCCGTAGGATAGAGAAGCTTCTGGACACCAGCATTGAGTTTCAGGAGCTAGACCTTCTGGACCGACCTGGCTTGGAAAAACTTTTCAAAAAG CATAATTTCAGTGCCGTGATGCACTTTGCTGGTCTGAAGGCTGTTGGAGAGTCGGTGGAGCAGCCGTTACGCTACTACAGGGTCAACCTCACTGCCTCCATGAATCTGCTTGAG GTCATGCAGGCTCACAGGGTGCGCAATCTGGTCTTCAGCAGCTCAGCCACAGTGTATGGAGACCCCCAACATTTGCCCATAGATGAGCAGCACCCTGTGGGTGGCTGTACCAACCCCTACGGCAAGACCAAGTACTTCATCGAGGAGATGATCAAAGACCACTGTAAAGCGGAGAAG GACTGGAATTCTGTGCTGCTGCGGTATTTCAACCCAATCGGAGCTCATGCCTCTGGCCTCATAGGAGAGGACCCTCAGGGTATTCCTAACAACCTGCTGCCATATATTGCCCAG GTTGCCATCGGGAGAAGAAATTGCCTCAATGTATTCGGGAATGATTACGACACACTGGATGGGACAG GTGTGCGAGATTATATCCACGTTGTAGATCTGGCAAAGGGACACATAGCAGCTCTGAAGAAACTGAAGGACAATTGTGGCTGCAAG GTTTACAACCTAGGAACTGGAAAAGGCTACTCTGTGCTCGAGATGGTAAAAGCCATGGAAAAAGCATCAGGGAGAGAG ATCTCATACAAGATCGCCCCCCGTAGGGAAGGAGATATTGCATCCTGCTACGCTGACCCTCGCCTGGCTGAGACAGAGTTGAACTGGAAGGCTGAATTTGACCTAGAAAGAATGT GTGAGGATCTGTGGCGCTGGCAGTCGAAGAACCCCACTGGATTTTCCAACGGCACAGCTTCCTGA
- the gale gene encoding UDP-glucose 4-epimerase isoform X1: protein MAEKVLVTGGGGYIGSHCVLELIEAGYKPVVVDNFSNAVRGEGDVPESIRRIEKLLDTSIEFQELDLLDRPGLEKLFKKHNFSAVMHFAGLKAVGESVEQPLRYYRVNLTASMNLLEVMQAHRVRNLVFSSSATVYGDPQHLPIDEQHPVGGCTNPYGKTKYFIEEMIKDHCKAEKDWNSVLLRYFNPIGAHASGLIGEDPQGIPNNLLPYIAQVAIGRRNCLNVFGNDYDTLDGTGVRDYIHVVDLAKGHIAALKKLKDNCGCKVYNLGTGKGYSVLEMVKAMEKASGREISYKIAPRREGDIASCYADPRLAETELNWKAEFDLERMCEDLWRWQSKNPTGFSNGTAS from the exons ATGGCAGAGAAGGTGCTGGTCACAGGTGGAGGAGGCTACATTGGGAGTCACTGTGTGTTGGAGCTGATTGAAGCGGGCTACAAGCCCGTTGTAGTAGATAACTTCAGCAATGCTGTCCGAG GAGAAGGGGATGTTCCAGAGAGCATCCGTAGGATAGAGAAGCTTCTGGACACCAGCATTGAGTTTCAGGAGCTAGACCTTCTGGACCGACCTGGCTTGGAAAAACTTTTCAAAAAG CATAATTTCAGTGCCGTGATGCACTTTGCTGGTCTGAAGGCTGTTGGAGAGTCGGTGGAGCAGCCGTTACGCTACTACAGGGTCAACCTCACTGCCTCCATGAATCTGCTTGAG GTCATGCAGGCTCACAGGGTGCGCAATCTGGTCTTCAGCAGCTCAGCCACAGTGTATGGAGACCCCCAACATTTGCCCATAGATGAGCAGCACCCTGTGGGTGGCTGTACCAACCCCTACGGCAAGACCAAGTACTTCATCGAGGAGATGATCAAAGACCACTGTAAAGCGGAGAAG GACTGGAATTCTGTGCTGCTGCGGTATTTCAACCCAATCGGAGCTCATGCCTCTGGCCTCATAGGAGAGGACCCTCAGGGTATTCCTAACAACCTGCTGCCATATATTGCCCAG GTTGCCATCGGGAGAAGAAATTGCCTCAATGTATTCGGGAATGATTACGACACACTGGATGGGACAG GTGTGCGAGATTATATCCACGTTGTAGATCTGGCAAAGGGACACATAGCAGCTCTGAAGAAACTGAAGGACAATTGTGGCTGCAAG GTTTACAACCTAGGAACTGGAAAAGGCTACTCTGTGCTCGAGATGGTAAAAGCCATGGAAAAAGCATCAGGGAGAGAG ATCTCATACAAGATCGCCCCCCGTAGGGAAGGAGATATTGCATCCTGCTACGCTGACCCTCGCCTGGCTGAGACAGAGTTGAACTGGAAGGCTGAATTTGACCTAGAAAGAATGT GTGAGGATCTGTGGCGCTGGCAGTCGAAGAACCCCACTGGATTTTCCAACGGCACAGCTTCCTGA